From one Deinococcus sp. JMULE3 genomic stretch:
- a CDS encoding ATP-binding protein yields the protein MTASESTPTRPEVALDPPLPFSADQGAADLQFTYLHQVHDLSHDCIKIVSPDGALLSMNRNGQQAMQVDDFATCQGADWLSFWQGDAREPMLAAFERARAGQGAHFSGFCPTMKGEPRWWDVTLAPLNDPAEPGVTGPLIVISRDITAEHQVREQLRLLNATLHDEVQRQTEALRRERQSLLQTNEELENIAYSMSHDLLTPVRHMLSFARLARTADADKRERYLGIIERSAEHLSSMIEGVLRFSRAGRHALQWQPVSLAAILRDLQVELTAEHPVTWDVAELPTVTGDAAQLKQALRSLCHNALKFTRARPDARIEVRAEQRGSEWHVTVTDNGVGFEPTYAPKLYRLFQRLHHQSEYPGAGTELATVRRIIDRHGGQVYASGTPGLGATFSFTLPTDPVRTLD from the coding sequence ATGACCGCGTCCGAAAGCACCCCCACGCGGCCCGAAGTGGCCCTTGACCCTCCTCTGCCGTTCAGCGCGGACCAGGGCGCGGCCGACCTGCAGTTCACGTACCTGCACCAGGTGCACGACCTCAGCCACGACTGCATCAAGATCGTCAGCCCCGACGGCGCGCTGCTGAGCATGAACCGCAACGGCCAGCAGGCCATGCAGGTCGACGACTTCGCCACCTGCCAGGGCGCCGACTGGCTCAGCTTCTGGCAGGGTGACGCCCGCGAGCCCATGCTGGCCGCCTTCGAACGCGCCCGCGCCGGGCAGGGCGCGCACTTCTCCGGGTTCTGCCCCACCATGAAGGGCGAACCCCGCTGGTGGGACGTGACCCTCGCGCCGTTGAACGACCCCGCCGAACCGGGCGTCACCGGGCCGCTCATCGTGATCTCGCGCGACATCACCGCCGAACACCAGGTGCGTGAACAGCTGCGCCTGCTGAACGCCACCCTGCACGACGAGGTCCAGCGGCAGACCGAGGCGCTGCGCCGCGAACGCCAGAGCCTGCTGCAGACCAACGAGGAACTGGAGAACATCGCGTACTCCATGTCCCACGACCTCCTCACGCCCGTGCGGCACATGCTCAGCTTCGCCCGACTGGCCCGCACCGCCGACGCCGACAAGCGCGAACGCTACCTCGGCATCATCGAGCGCAGCGCCGAACACCTCAGCAGCATGATCGAGGGCGTCCTGCGCTTCAGCCGCGCCGGACGGCACGCCCTTCAGTGGCAGCCGGTCAGCCTCGCGGCGATCCTGCGGGACCTGCAGGTCGAACTGACCGCCGAGCACCCCGTCACCTGGGACGTCGCCGAGCTGCCCACCGTCACCGGGGACGCCGCGCAACTCAAGCAGGCGCTACGCAGCCTGTGCCACAACGCCCTGAAATTCACCCGCGCCCGACCCGACGCGCGGATCGAGGTGCGTGCCGAGCAGCGCGGCAGCGAATGGCACGTCACCGTCACGGACAACGGCGTGGGCTTCGAACCCACCTACGCCCCCAAACTGTACCGGCTGTTCCAGCGCCTGCACCACCAGTCCGAATACCCTGGCGCCGGCACCGAACTCGCCACCGTCCGCCGCATCATCGACCGGCACGGCGGACAGGTCTACGCCAGCGGCACACCCGGACTGGGCGCCACCTTCAGCTTCACGCTGCCCACCGACCCGGTCCGCACCCTCGACTGA
- a CDS encoding EAL domain-containing protein — translation MLPFLLPFTLCLITIAAAGTLMRVQARTHLLAGHVGRGTQLLAGLILGSGLWGAQILALRAQALHAPAPAAALHWLVSVSVATGFLLWYRHHALDRPARVTVTLLLTVTAAQIAGLSGYPLPLTTAHAPQALSLYLLGALGALAAATLTRRPGLSRAGQLGAVTLGQSLSVTLITLAAASLLPAGTPVPAATLPALALGTAAALFLTVAAALLGDMQQRRAARLATLVAERTAELRAERDFHVALLDSLNDEVIISGADGQLIQHNSAAAQLHRAPLTGTLAPDWAATYGLHTPDFTRLLRAGEVPLARALNGETVRAALIGIEGPEGQRIVSCNATPVRAGDGQISGAVVAMNDVTTREQAGQELARTAAQHAQILDSLDEGLLLLDPDGRVLSRNGRVRELLGPHSDAATTLAELLAPLTVRDPQGRVLRGKSPNFRALLGGEVRSAQSIMHVERPDGRHLWLHSRAQATLQGTEVSGALYLLRDVTDTHELHAQLTRVTRYAPLTALPNRAHFEDLAATLPAPDGRTLLVTQCLNITDLRAVPGTLADDLTLAFTAALRRSYPDALLTGQLDERTFALILPGPETRLRGALLDPIPLRGEQVFPRVRACARPWPAAEALGTTLHAAETTLSVAPEGTLLPAEDHHVQDRQRRVHLEGALRRALATADFRVHYQPIIELTSGAIVKAEALIRWTDPVAGRVPPDVFVPLAEQLGQIHVITDHVIHAALREARRASLTLNRTVRIAVNLSPSELNAPDFMDRMHRLIHDHPDAARHLAFEVTESGALINLEQTARHLTTLREWGFGLALDDFGTGHSALSLLQHLPIHHLKLDRTFVWGIEGNDRLQILTGAVMELATRLNFAVVAEGIETTAHEAILREMGCTLGQGYLYSPPQAQPDWAALDGWATTP, via the coding sequence ATGTTGCCCTTCCTCCTGCCGTTCACCCTGTGCCTGATCACCATCGCGGCCGCCGGAACACTCATGCGGGTGCAGGCCCGCACGCACCTCCTCGCCGGACACGTCGGGCGCGGCACGCAACTGCTCGCGGGCCTGATCCTGGGCAGCGGCCTGTGGGGCGCGCAGATCCTCGCCCTGCGCGCCCAGGCCCTGCACGCCCCGGCGCCCGCCGCCGCACTCCACTGGCTGGTCAGCGTGAGCGTCGCCACCGGCTTCCTGCTGTGGTACCGCCACCACGCCCTCGACCGACCCGCCCGCGTGACTGTGACCCTGCTCCTGACCGTCACCGCCGCGCAGATCGCGGGCCTGAGCGGCTACCCCCTGCCGCTGACCACCGCGCACGCCCCGCAGGCCCTGAGCCTGTACCTGCTCGGCGCACTCGGCGCCCTGGCCGCCGCCACCCTGACCCGCCGCCCCGGCCTGAGCCGCGCCGGACAGCTCGGCGCCGTCACGCTGGGCCAGAGCCTGAGCGTCACGCTGATCACCCTGGCCGCCGCCTCGCTGCTGCCCGCCGGAACGCCCGTCCCCGCCGCGACCCTGCCCGCCCTGGCCCTCGGCACCGCCGCCGCGCTGTTCCTGACCGTCGCCGCCGCGCTGCTCGGCGACATGCAGCAGCGCCGCGCCGCGCGACTCGCCACGCTGGTCGCCGAGCGCACCGCCGAACTCCGGGCAGAACGCGACTTTCACGTGGCGCTCCTCGACAGCCTGAACGACGAGGTCATCATCAGCGGCGCCGACGGACAGCTCATCCAGCACAACAGCGCCGCCGCGCAGCTGCACCGCGCCCCCCTCACCGGCACCCTCGCACCCGACTGGGCCGCCACCTACGGCCTGCACACCCCCGACTTCACGCGCCTGCTGCGCGCCGGGGAGGTGCCGCTCGCCCGCGCCCTGAACGGCGAAACCGTCCGCGCCGCCCTGATCGGCATCGAAGGCCCGGAGGGGCAGCGTATCGTCAGCTGCAACGCCACCCCGGTCCGCGCGGGGGACGGCCAGATCAGCGGCGCCGTCGTCGCCATGAACGACGTCACCACCCGCGAACAGGCCGGGCAGGAACTCGCCCGCACCGCCGCCCAGCACGCCCAGATCCTCGACTCCCTGGACGAGGGGCTGCTGCTGCTGGACCCCGACGGCCGCGTCCTGTCCCGCAACGGCCGCGTCCGTGAACTGCTCGGCCCGCACAGCGACGCCGCCACCACCCTGGCCGAACTGCTCGCGCCGCTGACCGTCCGCGACCCCCAGGGCCGGGTCCTGCGCGGCAAGAGCCCGAACTTCCGGGCGCTGCTCGGCGGCGAGGTCCGCAGCGCCCAGTCGATCATGCACGTCGAGCGGCCCGACGGGCGGCACCTGTGGCTGCACAGCCGCGCCCAGGCGACCCTGCAGGGCACAGAGGTCAGCGGCGCGCTGTACCTGCTGCGCGACGTGACCGACACGCACGAACTGCACGCACAGCTCACTCGCGTCACGCGCTACGCACCCCTGACCGCGCTGCCCAACCGCGCGCACTTCGAGGACCTCGCCGCCACGCTGCCCGCCCCGGATGGCCGCACACTGCTGGTGACCCAGTGCCTGAACATCACCGACCTGCGCGCCGTGCCGGGCACGCTGGCCGACGACCTGACCCTGGCGTTCACCGCCGCCCTGCGGCGCAGCTACCCCGACGCCCTGCTGACCGGACAGCTCGACGAGCGCACCTTCGCGCTGATCCTGCCCGGCCCGGAGACACGCCTGCGCGGCGCGCTGCTGGACCCCATCCCCCTGCGCGGCGAGCAGGTCTTCCCCCGCGTGCGCGCCTGCGCCCGCCCCTGGCCCGCCGCCGAGGCCCTGGGTACCACCCTGCACGCCGCCGAGACCACCCTGAGCGTCGCCCCCGAGGGCACCCTGCTACCCGCCGAGGACCACCACGTCCAGGACCGGCAGCGCCGCGTTCACCTGGAAGGCGCGCTGCGGCGCGCCCTGGCGACCGCCGACTTCCGGGTGCACTACCAGCCGATCATCGAACTGACCAGCGGCGCGATCGTCAAGGCCGAGGCCCTCATCCGCTGGACCGACCCGGTGGCCGGACGCGTCCCACCCGACGTGTTCGTCCCGCTGGCCGAACAGCTCGGCCAGATTCACGTCATCACCGACCACGTCATCCACGCCGCGCTGCGCGAGGCCCGCCGCGCCAGCCTCACCCTGAACCGGACCGTCCGCATCGCCGTGAACCTGTCCCCCAGCGAACTGAACGCCCCGGACTTCATGGACCGCATGCACCGCCTGATCCACGACCACCCGGACGCCGCCCGCCACCTGGCCTTCGAGGTCACCGAGAGCGGCGCCCTGATCAACCTCGAACAGACCGCCCGGCACCTCACCACCCTGCGCGAATGGGGCTTCGGCCTGGCCCTGGACGACTTCGGCACCGGCCACTCCGCCCTGAGCCTCCTGCAGCACCTCCCGATCCACCACCTGAAACTCGACCGGACCTTCGTGTGGGGCATCGAGGGCAACGACCGACTCCAGATCCTGACCGGCGCCGTCATGGAACTCGCGACCCGACTGAACTTCGCGGTGGTCGCCGAGGGCATCGAGACCACCGCCCACGAGGCGATCCTGCGCGAGATGGGCTGCACCCTCGGACAGGGCTACCTGTACAGCCCCCCCCAGGCGCAGCCCGACTGGGCCGCACTCGACGGCTGGGCCACCACGCCCTGA
- a CDS encoding response regulator produces the protein MTVIPPEVLNVLLIDDDPADRLLAEEAFAAQDSPVHVAICEDGPSALAHLRAHPLPHVVILDLNMPRMSGFDVIREIRAAERTRHLPVVILSTSDNAQDVARAYDLLASSYMVKSRDFPGFVQQLDHFVRFWHDCRFRQ, from the coding sequence GTGACCGTCATTCCCCCGGAGGTGCTGAACGTCCTGCTGATCGACGACGACCCCGCCGACCGCCTGCTCGCCGAGGAAGCCTTCGCCGCGCAGGATTCGCCCGTGCACGTCGCGATCTGCGAGGACGGCCCCAGCGCCCTGGCGCACCTGCGCGCCCACCCGCTGCCCCACGTGGTCATCCTGGACCTGAATATGCCCCGCATGAGCGGCTTCGACGTCATCCGCGAGATCCGCGCCGCGGAGCGCACGCGGCACCTGCCGGTCGTGATCCTGTCCACCAGTGACAACGCGCAGGACGTCGCGCGCGCCTACGACCTGCTGGCGAGTTCCTACATGGTCAAGAGCCGCGACTTTCCGGGCTTCGTGCAGCAACTCGATCATTTCGTGCGGTTCTGGCATGACTGTCGCTTCCGCCAATGA
- a CDS encoding biliverdin-producing heme oxygenase codes for MTVASANDVSGTGSLLARLKVETRSQHARAEAALDLLSPGLTRARYARVLAWQRARHAPLEDGLNRVLRAALPDPDWAALDLEARAKTPRLDLDLRALNQPPLPTLPPPAWLSTEADAWGCAYVLEGATLGGQVVTRHLLGAGVSPDTLHFYRSYGPDVGPRWRTFGALLGARHASAPDPEAFATRAVRAATLTFELFTYSADAPEAP; via the coding sequence ATGACTGTCGCTTCCGCCAATGACGTCTCCGGCACTGGTTCACTGCTGGCGCGCCTGAAGGTCGAGACGCGCTCGCAGCACGCCCGGGCCGAGGCGGCGCTGGACCTGCTCTCGCCGGGCCTGACCCGCGCGCGGTACGCCCGCGTGCTCGCCTGGCAGCGCGCCCGGCACGCCCCGCTCGAGGACGGCCTGAACCGCGTGCTGCGAGCGGCCCTGCCGGACCCCGACTGGGCTGCACTGGACCTGGAGGCCCGCGCCAAGACGCCACGGCTGGACCTGGACCTGCGTGCCCTGAACCAGCCGCCCCTGCCCACACTGCCGCCGCCCGCGTGGCTGAGCACCGAGGCGGACGCCTGGGGCTGCGCGTACGTCCTGGAGGGCGCCACGCTGGGCGGGCAGGTCGTGACCCGGCACCTGCTCGGCGCGGGCGTCAGCCCGGACACCCTGCACTTCTACCGCAGTTACGGCCCGGACGTCGGGCCGCGCTGGCGGACCTTCGGGGCGCTGCTCGGCGCGCGGCACGCGTCTGCGCCGGACCCGGAGGCGTTCGCCACCCGGGCGGTACGGGCCGCTACACTGACCTTCGAACTCTTCACGTATTCCGCCGACGCCCCGGAGGCCCCATGA
- a CDS encoding ATP-binding protein: protein MTHEPARVTALDAPVDLTNCDREPIHVPGAVQPHGALVALRGGLVVQFSANVPGLLGTPAGDLLGAPLETLLDADLAAQVGDALASGELDRNPLFLLSTPVRGRGPFDLTAHRLDDLTVLEFEPRPETLTQGDAYTLVRGALARMNAAPDQGRFADVVAHEVQALTGFDRVMVYQFADDGTGTVIAERCGPGTTPYLGLRYPASDIPKQARALYVLNMLRIITDVNYVPAPMLALPGEGPLDMSYCVLRSVSPIHLEYLRNMGVGASMSISLLRGAELWGLIACHHDSPRTLSPNVRAACELIGQVASVQLSAWQEKQDQTYQLHLRAAQTQLMERLAHTPDLLEALVGQGSQLLEFVDAGGAAVCLDGEVVRLGRTPDAAQLRAIQAWLGTQSDAEVLHTRSLGELFPDANAHAGAASGLLAVQLSRLRGDYVMWFRPEELQTVTWGGDPNKPAEAGPDGSERLSPRRSFEAWQQTVRGRSAEWQPEEIAAARTLRRALLNLVLRRAEELRDLNEDLTRSNQELERSNADLDAFAYIASHDLKEPLRGLHNYSVFLLEAYAQQLDEDGVSKLHTLVRLTQRMDDLIDSLLLYSRVGRVDLSFRDTDLNDLLSDVLDVLSARLEQAGAEVTCLPLPTLPVDRVRVGEVLNNLVSNAVKYNDKPPRITVGALAPGQRGDLSVPDGVPDTAWVLFVQDNGIGIRDRHFENIFRIFKRLHARDQYGGGTGAGLTIVKKIIERHGGQIWPVSTYGQGTTFYFTLQGGEGA from the coding sequence ATGACCCACGAACCCGCCCGTGTCACGGCGCTCGACGCGCCGGTCGACCTGACCAACTGCGACCGCGAACCGATTCACGTTCCGGGCGCCGTCCAGCCTCACGGGGCGCTCGTGGCGCTGCGCGGCGGGCTGGTCGTGCAGTTCAGCGCGAACGTCCCGGGGCTGCTGGGCACTCCGGCGGGCGACCTGCTCGGCGCGCCTCTGGAGACCCTGCTGGACGCGGACCTGGCCGCGCAGGTCGGTGACGCGCTGGCGTCCGGGGAACTGGACCGCAACCCGCTGTTCCTGCTGAGTACGCCCGTGCGGGGACGCGGGCCGTTCGACCTGACCGCGCACCGCCTGGACGACCTGACCGTCCTGGAGTTCGAGCCGCGCCCCGAGACGCTGACGCAGGGCGACGCCTACACGCTGGTGCGCGGCGCGCTGGCCCGCATGAACGCCGCGCCGGACCAGGGCCGCTTCGCCGACGTCGTCGCGCACGAGGTGCAGGCCCTGACCGGCTTCGACCGGGTCATGGTGTACCAGTTCGCGGATGACGGGACCGGCACGGTGATCGCCGAGCGTTGCGGCCCCGGCACGACCCCGTACCTGGGCCTGCGCTACCCCGCGTCGGACATCCCGAAGCAGGCGCGGGCGCTGTACGTGCTGAACATGCTGCGGATCATCACGGACGTGAACTACGTTCCAGCGCCGATGCTGGCCCTGCCGGGCGAGGGGCCGCTGGACATGAGCTACTGCGTGCTGCGCAGCGTCTCCCCGATTCACCTGGAGTACCTGCGCAACATGGGCGTGGGCGCCTCCATGAGCATCAGCCTGCTGCGCGGCGCCGAACTGTGGGGTCTGATCGCCTGCCACCACGACAGCCCCCGCACGCTCAGTCCGAACGTCCGCGCGGCCTGCGAACTGATCGGGCAGGTGGCCAGCGTGCAGCTCAGCGCGTGGCAGGAAAAACAGGACCAGACGTACCAGCTGCACCTCAGGGCCGCGCAGACGCAGCTGATGGAACGCCTGGCGCACACCCCGGATCTCCTCGAGGCGCTTGTCGGGCAGGGGTCGCAGCTGCTGGAGTTCGTGGACGCCGGGGGCGCCGCCGTGTGCCTGGACGGCGAGGTCGTCCGCCTGGGGCGCACGCCGGACGCCGCGCAACTGCGCGCCATTCAGGCGTGGCTGGGCACGCAGTCCGACGCGGAGGTCCTGCACACCCGCTCGCTGGGCGAGCTGTTCCCCGACGCGAACGCGCACGCCGGGGCGGCCAGCGGACTGCTGGCGGTGCAGCTCTCGCGCCTGCGGGGTGACTACGTGATGTGGTTCCGCCCGGAGGAACTGCAGACCGTCACCTGGGGCGGCGACCCGAACAAACCGGCCGAGGCGGGGCCGGACGGCAGCGAACGCCTGAGCCCCCGGCGGTCCTTCGAGGCGTGGCAGCAGACGGTGCGGGGCCGCAGCGCCGAGTGGCAGCCCGAGGAGATCGCGGCGGCCCGCACGCTGCGCCGGGCGCTGCTGAACCTGGTGCTGCGCCGCGCCGAGGAACTGCGCGACCTGAACGAGGACCTGACCCGCAGCAATCAGGAACTCGAACGCAGCAACGCCGACCTGGACGCCTTCGCGTACATCGCCAGCCACGACCTGAAAGAACCGCTGCGCGGCCTGCACAACTACTCGGTGTTCCTGCTGGAAGCCTACGCGCAGCAGCTGGACGAGGACGGCGTGTCGAAACTGCACACGCTGGTGCGCCTCACGCAGCGCATGGACGACCTGATCGACTCGCTGCTGCTGTACTCGCGGGTGGGACGCGTGGACCTCAGTTTCCGCGACACGGACCTGAACGACCTGCTCAGCGACGTCCTGGACGTCCTGTCCGCGCGACTGGAGCAGGCGGGCGCCGAGGTGACCTGCCTGCCCCTGCCGACGCTGCCCGTGGACCGCGTGCGGGTGGGCGAGGTCCTGAATAACCTCGTGTCGAACGCCGTGAAGTACAACGACAAGCCGCCCCGCATCACGGTCGGCGCGCTCGCCCCCGGACAGCGCGGGGACCTGAGCGTCCCGGACGGCGTCCCGGACACCGCGTGGGTGCTGTTCGTGCAGGACAACGGCATCGGTATCCGCGACCGGCACTTCGAGAACATCTTCCGGATCTTCAAGCGCCTGCACGCCCGCGACCAGTACGGCGGCGGGACCGGCGCGGGCCTGACCATCGTGAAGAAGATCATCGAGCGGCACGGCGGGCAGATCTGGCCGGTCAGCACCTACGGTCAGGGCACCACCTTCTACTTCACGCTGCAGGGCGGCGAGGGCGCGTGA
- a CDS encoding response regulator: protein MSDHRLLIVEDSDEDFQAIQWALGRLERPVPLDRCVNGDDAIDWLSAPPHWPSLILLDLNLPGTDGREVLGALRSDPRTRTLPVVVLSTSASERDVNECYALGANSYLTKPVNFTQFTEQLRRTLAFWLDTAQLPHREHL from the coding sequence GTGAGCGACCACCGACTGCTGATCGTCGAGGACAGCGACGAGGACTTCCAGGCGATCCAGTGGGCGCTGGGGCGCCTGGAGCGCCCGGTACCGCTGGACCGCTGCGTGAACGGCGACGACGCCATCGACTGGCTCAGCGCGCCGCCGCACTGGCCCAGCCTGATCCTGCTGGACCTGAACCTGCCCGGCACGGACGGACGCGAGGTGCTGGGCGCGCTGCGCAGCGACCCGCGCACGCGGACCCTGCCGGTCGTGGTGCTGTCCACCTCCGCCAGCGAGCGGGACGTGAACGAGTGCTACGCGCTGGGCGCGAACAGTTACCTGACCAAACCCGTGAACTTCACGCAGTTCACCGAGCAGCTGCGCCGCACGCTGGCCTTCTGGCTGGACACCGCGCAGCTGCCGCACCGGGAGCACCTGTGA
- a CDS encoding ATP-binding protein translates to MTRPLHVLIVDDSPEDTATYLRYLRGWPEWHVTLSQASLGEDAADMLRGTTPDLILLDYQLPDMTGIEFLNEFRPDCAVIVLTGVGDEEIAVQAMRAGAQDYLVKGRLTPDALRRAAQAALNTHRLSRALEEARTQQAALLSSITDGVLLVDAHLTVQSVNPAAQQLLGADDSLLGASLLTLDWLTGTPLPDLLRGAGGGSAQLLTPQGRWLHARVFPAEQGQTVYLYDDTPRREIEARDHAHARQLTDLYALAATLNAARTRVDVQRIARDAAPALLGSEAHLLLPGEAPPPATAGDPDWQTTPLTHDGDPLGKLLRGPAGDQNPLAPTFTQLLHTALVRAALLERVQRDRDTLDDRVQARTAALERSNRDLEQFAHVASHDLKEPLRTIASFTQLLQGRYGAQLDDRGRRYMGIIVDGAQRMSTLIEDVLAISRLHARPTPPTRTDLNVLLRDVLTQLQALLDETGGQVEAGPLPTLTLNPTQFTQLFLNLIGNALKFHRPGVPPRVHLSATKAGDTWHFTLRDNGIGVPAEYAERVFVIFQRLHTRDQYAGNGIGLALCRRIVEARGGRIWLNPDTDPGTELHFTLPEVVPAIDPDMPSVRQPVSDLAPPRPDA, encoded by the coding sequence GTGACCCGCCCGCTGCACGTCCTGATCGTCGACGACAGCCCCGAGGACACCGCGACGTACCTGCGGTACCTGCGCGGCTGGCCCGAGTGGCACGTCACGCTCAGCCAGGCCAGCCTGGGCGAGGACGCCGCCGACATGCTGCGCGGCACCACCCCGGACCTGATCCTGCTGGACTACCAGCTGCCCGACATGACCGGCATCGAGTTCCTGAACGAGTTCCGGCCCGACTGCGCCGTGATCGTCCTGACCGGCGTCGGCGACGAGGAGATCGCCGTGCAGGCCATGCGCGCCGGGGCGCAGGACTACCTCGTGAAGGGCCGCCTGACGCCCGACGCGCTGCGCCGCGCCGCGCAGGCCGCCCTGAACACGCACCGGCTCAGCCGGGCGCTGGAGGAAGCCCGCACGCAGCAGGCGGCGCTGCTGAGCAGCATCACCGACGGCGTGCTGCTCGTGGACGCCCACCTGACCGTGCAGAGCGTGAACCCGGCGGCGCAGCAGCTGCTCGGCGCGGACGACTCGCTGCTCGGCGCGTCCCTGCTGACCCTGGACTGGCTGACCGGCACGCCCCTGCCGGACCTGCTGCGCGGCGCGGGTGGCGGCAGCGCGCAGCTGCTCACCCCGCAGGGCCGCTGGCTGCACGCCCGCGTGTTCCCCGCCGAGCAGGGCCAGACGGTGTACCTGTACGACGACACCCCGCGGCGGGAGATCGAGGCGCGCGACCACGCCCACGCGCGGCAGCTGACCGACCTGTACGCGCTGGCCGCCACGCTGAATGCCGCGCGGACCCGCGTGGACGTGCAGCGGATCGCGCGGGACGCCGCCCCCGCCCTGCTGGGCAGCGAGGCGCACCTGCTGCTGCCCGGCGAGGCGCCCCCCCCGGCAACCGCAGGCGACCCCGACTGGCAGACCACGCCGCTGACGCACGACGGTGACCCGCTCGGCAAGCTGCTGCGCGGCCCCGCCGGGGATCAGAACCCGCTGGCGCCGACCTTCACGCAGCTGCTGCACACCGCGCTGGTCCGCGCGGCCCTGCTCGAACGGGTGCAGCGCGACCGGGACACGCTGGACGACCGCGTCCAGGCCCGCACCGCCGCGCTGGAACGCAGCAACCGCGACCTGGAACAGTTCGCGCACGTCGCCAGTCACGACCTGAAAGAACCCCTGCGGACCATCGCGTCGTTCACGCAACTGCTCCAGGGCCGTTACGGCGCGCAGCTCGACGACCGGGGACGCCGCTACATGGGCATCATCGTGGACGGGGCCCAGCGCATGTCCACCCTGATCGAGGACGTGCTGGCGATCAGCCGCCTGCACGCGCGCCCCACGCCCCCCACCCGCACCGACCTGAACGTCCTGCTGCGCGACGTCCTCACGCAGCTCCAGGCCCTGCTCGACGAGACCGGCGGGCAGGTCGAGGCGGGGCCGCTACCCACCCTGACGCTGAACCCGACGCAGTTCACGCAGCTGTTCCTGAACCTGATCGGCAACGCCCTGAAATTCCACCGGCCCGGCGTGCCCCCCCGCGTGCACCTGAGTGCCACCAAGGCAGGGGACACCTGGCATTTCACGCTGCGGGACAACGGCATCGGCGTGCCCGCCGAGTACGCCGAGCGGGTCTTCGTGATCTTCCAGCGGCTGCACACCCGCGATCAGTACGCCGGGAACGGCATCGGACTGGCCCTGTGCCGCCGCATCGTCGAGGCGCGCGGCGGCCGCATCTGGCTGAACCCCGACACCGACCCCGGCACCGAACTGCACTTCACGCTGCCCGAGGTCGTCCCGGCCATCGACCCGGACATGCCCAGCGTCCGGCAGCCGGTCAGCGACCTCGCCCCGCCGCGACCGGACGCCTGA